The Scylla paramamosain isolate STU-SP2022 chromosome 30, ASM3559412v1, whole genome shotgun sequence DNA window tgttttcatgattgtagtgacGCATTAACAAgacttccacattattaacaggggaaacactcgtgagaacccggctgatcatctcagtggccttagGAAACAGTCGCGGTTGGAGTGCacagcgtttctgaatacagccCTTAGTAAGGTGGGCGTGTGCAACCAGATGTGGGTGCGAGGTGCGCTGGTGTGTGCGGCGctgacggtggcggtggtggggcaGGGGGACCGTCAGGCAGTGCCCCGCCCCACGCCGCGCCAGTATGATCCGTTAGAGCTGTGAGTCCCTGGGGCACGGTTGCCAACTGAGGCGCGGGCACTGCCACACTgcccttgtctttttttttctcctcgtcctccttctttcttcttttctttctcctcctcctcctcctcctcctactactactactactacaactctttctctctctctctctctctctctctctctctgcttccctacATCAAATACCCACACAATTCATGAGCACAACTTTGTAGTACATGTTCCCACAGCATCCTGGCCGCCATGGCATCGCAGTGCTATGAGTAAGCAGGAGGGCGCCTAACCTGTCTTCCTTCCCCAACAGGTGCTCGGGCGGGTTCAGCGTACGCAAAGTTGACCCttccaccgccactaccacctcGCCGCCCTCCAAACTGAAGTTCCAGGTGAGTGAATAGATGAGTGGATGATATGACGGTTAATGAAAGATATGAGCCTTTGGAGAGGTGAGGTGCTAAGCCAGTTAAGCTCATTAAAGACACTATTACTAAGAGAATAAACCAATAGTAGGTGATCTTATTAACAAACCCAAGGAAAAATATACCACGTTGACAAGTCCCAGGAAGACAAACTAGCTAAGAATCACCACCATTgctagaaaacaataaaaaaaagagtattacATCAACTCACATAGGAATAAACCAAACAAAACCTTACATGGAGAGTCATACGAACAACGAAAACAAGCAAGGGAAAATACAAAGATGGACTGACTGGCTAAGATCCGCCATCACGTGACCCCGTTCCCTACATACCGGTGAGGAAGAATCTGGGTCGCCCCGTACTGGACGCTACCTGAGCtgcaccctcctccccctcaccccttccctcacctccctgaCACGAGACACGCGCTCATTCCTGTGCTTCGCCCTCCTTGCGTTATTCCTACGTGGATGCAAGGCGAGAGATGTGCACGGTTCTTAGCTTTATAGAATAGTGCCATTGTGGTATTAGAAAATTATATTGTTTTGATTTACgtgaaataggaaaaatatgtGATGAGAAAGTTGGTTTATTTTGCGTCGTTGCTGTGATTTCAATGGTATAGTgggttctagagagagagagagggggggggggcggggctGGGATGATGTAAGTAGTAGGGTGGATCAAGATTCTAACCTAAACAAAAacaccttcattctttctccccAGGAAGTGCTGACTAACCTCGGCGGCTGGTCAGCTAGCGAGAGTGACTTCCAGGCCCCGTGTTCTGGCGCCTACTTCTTCACCTTCCACGCCCTGTCCAGGAACCAAGGGGACTACACGTGAGTTAAcctagagagatggagaaagacagagatagGCAGAGAGATAGAACCAAGGGGACTACACGTGAGTTAAcctagagagatggagaaagacagagataggcagatagatggatagcTGAAATCAAACTATATTTCTCCCAGAGTCATCACCAATTTTGTGAGTTTCGTGGCCTTTCCTGGTACGCTATTTGATGTTCACCTACTAAATCTTTGTGTGATGCTTACAAACCTTTAGTGTCATTGCTACGAACCTTAGTCACGGCCGTGTTCTCATAGTCGAGCAGAAACCAGAAGACAATGAACCGTGATAATCGTTGGGGAAAGAATAAATTTGCTACTGGTGTCCTTGAGCGATTAAACCTGGTATGAATATGTAACGCTCCCTTGCATCAGGTGGAGTACCGCATCTCGCTGGCAGGTACATCACTATTATGCTCCTTATTCGGAAAGTTGCCTCCTTACCTCACACTCGTCACGCTCACAGGAACACCGAGCCGGAGCATCACCTGCCTCTCCTCGCCTTGccgggagagaaaagaaagtcgTGTTGGTCTCACTTTAGCCCTTCAATTGCTATTTGGTACAGCTTTCCTTGATTACTCatcactctgaggcatctttacttgttctacagccacctccaatcttgaaactgggtagaaattgcaaaatctattatttttaatcccctataaagatttcatgcattacttctggcattgaaagggttaactaTCAGAAAACGAGATTATTGAtgttagaaattgcaaaatctattctttttaatcgcctataaagatttcatgcattacctctggcactgaaagggttaactatCAGAAAACGAGATTGTCAATGTTACAAAAAGAAACATACATGAAACTGTGCATTAGCTACGGTATATTTGTGTATTCTATCCTATACTGGACCTGGGTATTAGCTACAGTGCATTCTATACGTATTTAGCTCCTGTAAGTCACCTGTACGCAATATTCAGTTCCTTTCAGTTAGAACTTCATCCACTTCGAGTCTTTTGGCATACATTTAACATTACCTAGGCGCGTTTTCTTTATAGGAGGTCCATGCAACCATCTCTCCGCTTCGTCTATTAAATTTAGTCTCTAGGTATCCTCTATTTCATATTCTCTAAGTGTGTTTGGTCATTTACAAGTTCCAAGGCAATGCTTCTCCCGTGCGCATGTTCCTCACCACTCCCTCACTTTATGTACCTGTCTGTTTCCTTTGCCTAGTGGTTCcaagtcttcccttcctcatagCTCAATTTGCATGTACTCCACACTCATGAATTTCTATCAGGCACATgttctccactccctcacttTATGTATCTGTTTTGCTTGTCTCTTGTTTccagcctctccttcctctaagctgagtttccttttccttccacccACATACTGGCGCTCGTGATCTTTTTCCCTCATATGTTTTTCACTCCCTATTAAGTCTGTGTTTCCTTTGCCTAATGCTGGTCTCTCTTTCCTATAAGCTAACCTCGCACCTCCTCCCACCCACAGATTGGCACTCATGAAGGAAGGCAAGTATCAGGTCACGGCTTACGGCAGCAGATTTGACTACCAACAAGGGTCAAACTCTGCCCTGATCTTCCTCAACGCCGGGGAGAGGGTGTACCTTGAGCTGCAGGACGGAAGCCTGTACGAGCATCCCTACGACGAGGCATACACCACCTTCTCTGGGTTCCTCGTTGAGCAGTTTTAGCAGAAATGGAATCATGTAGAGAAACTGCAGTGACTAGATCAGGGATGTGTCCACGTTTGgcgtctatttatttattcattttttgggAGATTAGGTGAAAAAGGAGACTGAGGTGATCTGATTCCCGCTTACTTGTCTCGTAACACCTGTCTCCATTTTCACTCCCGCTTCCTAACTCAATGTCCCGGTGTTCATTATTCCCTTCACATGCTTCCTAATAACACAGTCAGATCGATTCTCATTCTCAGCATGTACAGCCACGGCCAGAAGTCTGTTCACGTGACGTATTCTTTACCGCTCATTCAACCGTTTCGTCCGATGCGCTGCCTGTCACCTTACAAAACCCGAGAGGTGAAAGGTTCCAAGGAGATCAGAGGACAGTGGAGGTGAAAGCGTCAGGTTACAAGACTTCtggccacgactgtacttatACTCCAAACACTCAGTCCCTGCCACGTATCATCCACAGGTAGCATGAGCCTCCCCCGCATCGAAATCAAGGCATTATTTCTGAATCACGCCCGTCTCACTACGAAGGACGCTTGTGATATACGAGTAACTTGAGTACATATAAGATActattgctttttttctctccctttacaaATTCTCCCGTTTCTGATAGCGTAGTTTCTTCATATGATCAATCTTCGGACCAGCCGCTAGACAGGTGACACGAggataaggaataaaaataaggataaggagaatgaagaaggaagtggttAGGAGACAGTGCGTGACCATGTGGTAGTACACGCGGCAGTTAGAAGATTGTACGTGGCAtttgagttaagttaggttaggaccAGTTAGGCATACTGAAGTTAATAACGTATATGATAAAGAACTGTAGGGTGTTACTTGCCGTTATTAATAGTTGCGCCCGGCAGTGAGACGAGCGtgattcaaaaaaaaaaaaaagtttactcaAAGCAATGTCACAACACAGCCTCACTTCATCGATATAAACCATTACGTAAGCATTAAAGATTAAGATCAAGATTTTGCTGTTTTAaggaacctgagagagagagagagagagagagagagagagagagagagagagagagagagagagagagagagagagagagagagagagagagagagtgcgtacAAACCAaagcaccctctctctctcagtcacatTAGGCATCCACAAAGCGTCCGTTTTCTTTACCACGTTCAGGTCAGGACATATACGGCAATGTACTGCCAATGTGTTCTGGCGTGGCGCTGAACACTGGCTGGTTCATAAGAGGGGCTTGTGTTCCTCTGCCAGTGAAGGTGAACCGGgaacataa harbors:
- the LOC135115948 gene encoding caprin-2-like gives rise to the protein MWVRGALVCAALTVAVVGQGDRQAVPRPTPRQYDPLELCSGGFSVRKVDPSTATTTSPPSKLKFQEVLTNLGGWSASESDFQAPCSGAYFFTFHALSRNQGDYTLALMKEGKYQVTAYGSRFDYQQGSNSALIFLNAGERVYLELQDGSLYEHPYDEAYTTFSGFLVEQF